The following are encoded together in the Flavobacteriales bacterium genome:
- a CDS encoding GNAT family N-acetyltransferase, with protein MKLRWEWKRFGELSAEEVYTILCVRQQVFVLEQECLYLDADGKDRKCFHLMGFDRDELVAYARILDAGVSYKEVSMGRILTTEKTRGTGAGMELMEVGLKRIQAHYGNVPIRISAQTYLLKFYQKFGFESTGKEYLEDEIPHTEMMRK; from the coding sequence ATGAAACTACGTTGGGAATGGAAACGGTTCGGAGAACTCTCTGCTGAAGAGGTTTACACCATTTTATGTGTTCGGCAGCAGGTTTTTGTGTTGGAACAGGAATGCCTGTACCTAGATGCCGATGGCAAGGACCGAAAGTGCTTTCATCTGATGGGATTTGACAGAGATGAACTCGTTGCCTACGCTCGAATTCTGGATGCTGGTGTCAGCTATAAGGAAGTTTCGATGGGCCGCATTCTTACAACTGAGAAAACTCGCGGAACAGGTGCTGGTATGGAGCTGATGGAAGTCGGATTGAAACGAATTCAAGCGCATTACGGCAACGTTCCGATCCGAATTTCTGCACAGACCTATTTGCTCAAATTCTATCAGAAGTTCGGATTTGAATCGACAGGAAAGGAATACCTCGAAGATGAGATTCCGCATACGGAGATGATGCGAAAGTGA
- a CDS encoding CoA transferase translates to MENKTLSSLKVLELASVLAGPSVGMFLAELGAEVTKIENPRTQGDVTRHWKQKSEDPSWDYSAYFASVNWGKKHLFIDLKDEAGAAKVRAMASEADIIISNYRAGQGEHYGLDYESVRKTNPNVIYGHVTGFGEDDGRPAYDVVLQAETGYMFMNGQPESEPTKLPIALIDILCSHQLKEGLLLALFKKERTGKGCKVTASLLDAAVTALSNQATNWLMNGHIPQRTGSLHPNIAPYGEVLTTSDDKHIVLAVGSEQQYRSLCDVLGLEELKEDPRFVDNQIRVENRGELKDFMLKKAALQTADQLMAAFLAHGVPAGIIKNMKEVFEQPKAQASVLEDTMSDGNTAKRVSQMGFHLES, encoded by the coding sequence ATGGAAAACAAAACACTATCAAGTTTAAAAGTATTGGAACTCGCTTCCGTGCTGGCAGGACCATCTGTCGGAATGTTTTTGGCTGAGTTGGGAGCGGAGGTCACTAAGATTGAAAACCCACGCACACAAGGCGATGTGACCCGCCATTGGAAGCAGAAGAGCGAAGACCCATCTTGGGATTATTCAGCCTATTTCGCATCCGTCAATTGGGGAAAGAAGCACCTTTTCATCGACCTGAAAGACGAAGCAGGAGCAGCCAAAGTACGCGCCATGGCCTCAGAAGCCGATATCATTATCAGCAATTACAGAGCAGGCCAAGGCGAACATTATGGCTTGGATTACGAAAGCGTCCGAAAGACCAATCCTAACGTCATCTATGGCCACGTGACGGGTTTTGGAGAAGACGATGGAAGACCAGCCTACGATGTGGTGCTACAGGCCGAAACCGGATACATGTTCATGAATGGTCAGCCTGAAAGCGAACCGACCAAACTCCCGATTGCGCTCATCGATATTCTATGTTCGCATCAACTGAAAGAAGGTTTGCTGCTCGCCCTGTTTAAAAAGGAACGAACAGGAAAAGGTTGCAAAGTGACGGCTTCGCTGCTCGATGCCGCTGTGACAGCACTTTCCAATCAGGCAACCAATTGGTTGATGAACGGACACATTCCGCAGCGCACGGGTTCGCTGCATCCGAATATTGCGCCTTATGGCGAAGTGCTGACCACTTCCGATGATAAGCATATTGTGCTGGCAGTAGGTTCAGAACAGCAGTACAGAAGTCTGTGTGATGTGCTTGGTTTGGAAGAACTGAAAGAAGATCCACGTTTCGTAGATAATCAGATCCGTGTTGAGAACAGAGGGGAATTGAAGGATTTTATGTTGAAGAAGGCCGCGTTGCAAACCGCTGATCAGTTGATGGCTGCATTTCTAGCACACGGAGTGCCTGCGGGTATCATCAAAAACATGAAGGAAGTGTTCGAGCAGCCTAAAGCGCAGGCTTCGGTCTTGGAAGACACCATGAGTGATGGAAACACAGCCAAACGCGTTTCACAGATGGGATTTCATTTGGAGTCATGA
- a CDS encoding S1/P1 Nuclease, producing the protein MLNRFLLRFVLVVLLMVPFSSNMLFSWGFFAHKRINRLAAFTLPPEMIGFYKRNLNYLTEHAVDPDKRRYAVKDEAPRHYIDIDHYGEGMDAFKQMPRKWNEAVQKYSEDTLQAYGIVPWHIDIMVYRLTKAFSEGNLDRILRNSAEIGHYIADAHVPLHTTENYNGGMTNQRGIHGFWESRLPELFSDQYDFLVGRADYIDEPLNFAWDVVEASHAAKDSVLLFEAEMNMEWPTDRKYTMENRGSVLMKVYSQEYSEEYHNRLNGMVERRMRAAIHTIGSLWYTAWVNAGQPDLKKLYDKDLSPEEQEEMMEMELQIKGSDGIKGREHDE; encoded by the coding sequence ATGCTGAACCGCTTTCTCCTTCGCTTTGTATTGGTCGTGTTGCTAATGGTTCCCTTTAGCAGCAACATGCTGTTTTCATGGGGATTCTTTGCGCACAAGCGCATCAACCGATTGGCGGCCTTCACGCTTCCACCAGAGATGATCGGTTTTTACAAGCGTAATCTCAATTATTTGACAGAGCATGCCGTTGATCCTGACAAAAGGCGCTATGCCGTAAAGGATGAAGCGCCACGCCATTACATCGACATAGACCACTATGGCGAAGGAATGGACGCTTTTAAGCAAATGCCGCGCAAATGGAACGAGGCTGTTCAGAAATATTCGGAAGACACGCTTCAGGCCTATGGCATTGTTCCATGGCATATCGATATCATGGTTTACCGCTTAACGAAGGCTTTTTCCGAAGGCAATCTCGACCGAATCCTTCGTAACTCAGCGGAGATAGGACATTACATTGCCGATGCGCACGTGCCGCTTCATACCACCGAAAATTACAATGGTGGAATGACCAACCAGCGCGGAATTCATGGTTTTTGGGAAAGCAGATTGCCTGAATTATTCTCCGATCAGTATGATTTTCTGGTAGGTAGAGCCGATTACATTGATGAACCGCTGAACTTTGCTTGGGATGTGGTGGAGGCAAGCCACGCGGCCAAAGACAGTGTCCTGCTCTTTGAAGCAGAAATGAACATGGAATGGCCCACCGACCGCAAATACACCATGGAAAACCGTGGGTCTGTGCTGATGAAGGTCTATTCGCAGGAATATTCTGAGGAATACCACAACCGTCTCAATGGAATGGTTGAGCGTAGAATGCGTGCGGCAATTCACACCATTGGTAGTCTGTGGTACACGGCTTGGGTCAACGCAGGTCAGCCCGATCTGAAGAAGTTGTACGATAAAGACCTTTCGCCAGAAGAACAGGAAGAGATGATGGAAATGGAGCTACAGATTAAAGGTTCTGATGGAATTAAAGGTCGGGAGCATGATGAGTGA
- a CDS encoding methylated-DNA--[protein]-cysteine S-methyltransferase, with amino-acid sequence MDTNAAIDFARIEKAINYLHSNFKQQPSLEEVAEHVHLSPFHFQRMFSEWAGTSPKKFLQYLSLEHAKKMLKVYDLNLMDAAFETGLSGTGRLHDLFVNIEGMTPAEFKHGGRQLEINYSYSDSLFGKILAASTPKGICHASFCEHDDDAMAELQSKFPNARFSPQSDLHQQDLLSFFNQKLDTNSTIKLHLKGTPFQLKVWESLLKIPKGGLTTYGHIAQNIQAPKASRAVGTAIGSNPVAFLIPCHRVIRATGIIGEYKWRHDRKVAMIGWEAANAG; translated from the coding sequence ATGGATACGAATGCTGCCATCGACTTCGCAAGAATTGAAAAGGCCATCAACTACCTTCATTCTAATTTCAAACAACAACCTTCATTGGAAGAAGTGGCCGAGCACGTTCATCTGAGCCCTTTCCATTTTCAGCGGATGTTTAGCGAATGGGCTGGCACAAGCCCGAAGAAATTCCTGCAATACCTGAGCTTGGAGCATGCCAAAAAGATGCTAAAAGTGTATGACCTCAACCTGATGGACGCGGCTTTTGAAACTGGTCTCTCTGGCACAGGACGCCTACACGACCTCTTTGTAAACATTGAAGGCATGACTCCTGCCGAGTTTAAACACGGTGGCAGACAACTTGAGATAAATTACAGCTATTCTGATTCGCTTTTCGGGAAGATACTAGCGGCCTCCACTCCAAAAGGAATTTGCCATGCTTCCTTTTGCGAACATGATGACGATGCTATGGCAGAGCTTCAGTCCAAATTTCCCAATGCAAGATTCTCCCCGCAATCGGATTTGCACCAACAGGATCTGCTTTCCTTTTTCAATCAGAAACTTGATACCAATTCAACCATCAAACTTCATCTGAAAGGAACCCCGTTTCAACTGAAAGTTTGGGAATCGCTGCTAAAGATCCCCAAAGGCGGATTGACCACCTATGGCCACATTGCGCAGAATATCCAGGCTCCAAAGGCATCGCGTGCGGTTGGAACTGCCATTGGCAGTAATCCCGTAGCCTTTCTCATTCCGTGTCATCGCGTGATACGTGCTACAGGAATCATCGGAGAATACAAATGGCGGCACGACCGTAAGGTGGCAATGATTGGTTGGGAAGCTGCTAACGCGGGTTGA
- a CDS encoding alpha/beta fold hydrolase, with protein MANFILVHGSFHGAWNWHKVVPLLEKAGHRTMALDMPGHGLDHSPLHSVSLADCVQTIISAIDSTDEKAILVAHSRNGMVISQVAELRPHKIDHLIYLAAYLIPNGKCMMDYGKLDTESLVYQNILPKVSGRRIEKAIELFKNPFLRTLIGLIIPTTQKVHHLQASSFKEALYHDCPDEITELAKVLITAEPNFPGFETMRLTEKNYGRIPKTYIECLQDRAVTLELQRKMQRDSPCDAVYQLDSSHSPFFSMPQVLVDLLVKSISHPSAQE; from the coding sequence ATGGCAAACTTCATCTTGGTACACGGTTCATTTCATGGTGCTTGGAACTGGCACAAGGTTGTTCCTCTTTTAGAAAAGGCTGGACACAGGACAATGGCCTTGGACATGCCTGGTCATGGATTGGACCACAGCCCACTTCATAGCGTATCCTTAGCCGATTGCGTTCAAACGATAATAAGCGCCATTGATAGCACTGATGAAAAGGCGATACTGGTAGCGCATAGCAGAAATGGGATGGTCATTTCTCAGGTTGCGGAGCTACGCCCCCACAAAATTGACCATCTGATATATCTGGCCGCTTACCTCATTCCCAATGGTAAGTGCATGATGGACTATGGGAAACTGGATACAGAATCACTGGTTTACCAGAATATCCTTCCAAAGGTCAGCGGCAGAAGAATTGAAAAGGCAATTGAATTGTTCAAAAATCCTTTTCTCCGTACTTTGATAGGGCTTATCATACCTACCACTCAGAAAGTGCATCATCTTCAGGCTTCGAGTTTCAAAGAAGCGCTTTATCACGATTGCCCGGATGAGATAACTGAACTTGCCAAGGTGCTAATAACAGCCGAACCTAACTTCCCAGGTTTTGAAACCATGCGGCTAACTGAAAAGAACTATGGACGGATTCCTAAAACCTATATCGAGTGTTTACAGGACAGAGCAGTCACGTTAGAACTTCAGCGGAAGATGCAACGGGATAGTCCCTGCGATGCTGTTTATCAATTAGACAGCAGCCATTCCCCATTCTTTTCGATGCCCCAAGTATTGGTAGACCTGCTTGTTAAATCTATTTCCCATCCCTCAGCACAGGAATGA